Proteins co-encoded in one Salvia splendens isolate huo1 chromosome 4, SspV2, whole genome shotgun sequence genomic window:
- the LOC121797948 gene encoding nucleolar protein 6-like, with protein sequence MASVAEINESATNLKFRELLKEVQLDYSPENTSIVDSVVSAIRDAVDSNSDGLPVTKDIAPRFVRDVGADKVDFKFRKPKSVEIGGSYSFQCAARPDVNVDLFLRLPKECFHEKDYLNYRYHAKRFLYLCIIKKHLKSSPLIKGVEWSAFHNEARKPVLVVYPAVQLSNNIAFTVKIIPTAPSIFAFSKLSFERNNIRSQNQATPKYNNSILEDMFIEENTEFVKRTFKGCKELGEALILLKVWARKSSLYVHDCLSGFMITVITAYLVTKSGKNRISSEMNAMQILRITLDFIANSKVWDSGIFFQPESERNVSNKERKTQLQSFPVMICDPCGNYNAAFRMSPSGFQELRDVAAVALSCMDKCEYEGFDEIFMTSFDYPAKYDYCIRLNLKDNHDFHVSGYCLDDECWRSYEQRVLCVIDEALRGRTKLVRVIWRNASDCNFENGLSMLDGEPLFVGITIGSVEEAFKQAVLGPSPEEKDKAVEFRNFWGDKATLRWFRDGKIAEVAVWEHEAWEKHLILKEICEHVLMRHLSLPKQNIITIVDQLDFVLRLGNKDPVSHAGSLMKAYDDLSKHLRLLDDIPLRISSVQPLDSAFRLTSVFPPVPHPLANKESARIKLEKHTATCVQPLEVMIQLEGSGNWPMDELAMEKTKTAFLLRIAESLHSKFGITCTATEDDVDIFVSGYAFRLKILHERGLSLVKKLGGQTKHVLSADKKLFLHGQHSSMIDGFRGRYPIYGPIVRLAKRWVSAHLLSNSLPEEAIELLVAHLFLKPLPFRPPCSRITGFLRFLRLLSDYDWSFSPLIVDINGDLTPDDGREINESFMSNRKQYEGNMHNAKPAMFLAASYDKESEAWTNQSPTAAELKRVAAYATSSANFLTNVVMKNQLDAYGWERLFRTPLNNYNAVVLLHRDKLPHPNRLLFPSEVNLGKQVIRGNASKAFQPFILPEEMKKNLGELKNKLMVGFDPQKYLISEIEREFPDTFKVWCDSLGGDAIGLTCGNNCSKKHDRDDIDEDKDLFDTLKAVGEFGKGFVKSIHLLKTPKVSS encoded by the exons GTTACCAAAGATATTGCACCGAGGTTTGTTCGAGATGTCGGGGCTGATAAAGTGGATTTCAAGTTCAGGAAGCCAAAGTCAGTTGAAATTGGAGGGAGTTATTCGTTTCAATGCGCTGCGAGGCCAGATGTTAACGTGGATCTTTTTCTTCGGCTGCCTAAG GAATGCTTCCATGAGAAAGACTATCTAAACTATCGTTACCATGCGAAAAGATTTCTATATCTTTGTATAATCAAGAAGCATTTAAAGTCATCTCCTCTCATCAAAGGTGTAGAATGGTCAGCTTTCCATAATGAGGCACGCAAGCCTGTGTTGGTTGTTTATCCAG CTGTGCAACTATCCAATAATATAGCATTTACTGTGAAAATAATTCCAACTGCACCCTCTATTTTCGCCTTCTCTAAATTGAGCTTTGAGAGGAACAACATTCGCTCCCAGAATCAAG CAACCCCGAAGTACAACAACAGTATTCTGGAGGACATGTTTATTGAGGAAAACACAGAGTTTGTTAAAAGAACTTTTAAAGGATGCAAGGAATTGGGGGAGGCATTGATCCTTTTGAAA GTTTGGGCTCGGAAGTCTTCTCTGTATGTCCATGACTGCCTTAGTGGATTCATGATTACTGTAATTACGGCGTACCTTGTAACGAAGTCGGGCAAAAATAGAATCAGTAGTGAAATGAATGCAATGCAGATATTGCGCATCACTCTGGACTTCATTG CCAATTCCAAAGTATGGGATAGTGGAATTTTCTTTCAACCTGAAAGTGAAAGAAATGTTTCAAATAAG GAGAGGAAGACACAGTTGCAGTCATTTCCAGTTATGATTTGTGATCCATGTGGCAACTACAATGCGGCCTTCCGCATGTCACCTAGTGGGTTCCAAGAG CTACGTGATGTGGCTGCCGTAGCGCTAAGCTGCATGGATAAATGTGAGTATGAAGGTTTTGATGAGATTTTCATGACCAGTTTTGATTATCCTGCCAAATATGACTATTGCATAAG GTTGAATTTAAAGGACAACCATGATTTCCATGTTTCTGGATATTGCTTGGATGATGAATGTTGGAGGTCCTATGAGCAGAGGGTACTGTGTGTCATTGATGAAGCACTGAGAGGAAGAACCAAGCTCGTTAGAGTAATCTGGAGAAATGCTTCCGATTGCAATTTTGAGAAT GGTTTATCTATGCTTGATGGTGAACCTTTATTTGTTGGGATCACAATTGGATCTGTGGAGGAAGCCTTCAAACAGGCTGTTCTGGGTCCAAGTCCTGAAGAGAAAGATAAG GCTGTGGAATTTAGAAATTTCTGGGGGGATAAAGCTACACTCAGATGGTTCCGTGATGGTAAAATTGCTGAAGTTGCAG TATGGGAGCATGAAGCATGGGAAAAACATCTAATCTTAAAGGAAATATGTGAGCATGTTCTTATGCGCCATCTGTCccttccaaaacaaaatatcatTACTATTGTAGATCAACTTGATTTTGTACTTCGCCTCGGCAACAAAG ATCCTGTATCCCACGCTGGAAGTTTAATGAAGGCTTATGATGACCTGTCGAAGCATCTGCGACTTCTTGATGACATTCCGCTAAGGATATCTAGTGTACAACCTCTGGATTCAG CATTTAGGTTGACGTCAGTCTTCCCCCCTGTTCCACATCCATTAGCAAATAAGGAAAGCGCTAGAATAAAGCTGGAAAAGCATACTGCAACATGTGTACAGCCTTTAGAAGTTATGATTCAG CTGGAAGGTTCTGGAAATTGGCCTATGGATGAGCTAGCTATGGAGAAGACCAAGACTGCTTTCCTTCTCAGAATTGCAGAAAG CCTTCACTCGAAGTTTGGGATCACATGCACAGCTACAGAGGATGATGTAGATATTTTTGTTTCTGGGTATGCATTCCGTCTCAAAATTTTGCATGAGAGAGGTTTAAGCTTGGTGAAAAAACTTG gTGGCCAGACAAAGCATGTTCTATCCGCAGATAAAAAACTTTTTCTTCATGGTCAACATTCTAGCATGATTGATGGATTCCGAGGCCGTTATCCAATTTATGGGCCTATTGTTAG GCTTGCGAAACGCTGGGTGTCTGCACATCTATTATCAAACTCATTACCTGAAGAGGCTATTGAGCTTTTGGTTGCACACTTATTTTTGAAGCCTTTACCCTTCAGACCCCCATGCTCCAGGATAACTGGATTTCTGAG ATTCCTACGATTGTTGTCAGATTACGATTGGAGTTTTTCTCCTTTAATTGTAGACATCAATGGCGATTTAACTCCTGATGATGGCAGAGAGATCAAT GAGTCTTTCATGTCAAACAGAAAACAATATGAAGGGAATATGCATAATGCTAAACCTGCCATGTTTCTGGCTGCTAGTTATGACAAGGAATCTGAAGCCTGGACCAATCAATCGCCTACAGCAGCA GAGCTTAAGAGAGTGGCGGCATATGCAACCAGCAGTGCAAATTTTTTGACCAACGTTGTTATGAAGAATCAACTTGATGCTTATGGATGGGAA CGCCTTTTCCGCACGCCTCTGAACAACTACAATGCTGTAGTTCTTCTGCACAGGGATAAACTCCCCCATCCAAACCGTCTTCTGTTCCCATCCGAAGTAAACCTAG GCAAGCAAGTCATACGGGGGAATGCTAGCAAAGCCTTCCAACCCTTCATACTGCCTGAAGAGATGAAAAAGAACTTGGGTGAGCTGAAGAACAAGCTGATGGTGGGCTTCGATCCACAAAAGTATTTGATCTCCGAAATCGAG AGAGAGTTCCCCGACACGTTCAAGGTTTGGTGTGATTCTCTTGGAGGCGACGCCATTGGTCTTACATGTGGAAATAACTGTTCAAAG AAGCACGATAGAGATGACATTGACGAGGATAAAGATCTATTTGACACACTAAAAGCTGTGGGTGAGTTTGGCAAAGGATTCGTGAAGAGCATACATCTTCTCAAGACCCCAAAAGTAAGCAGTTGA